In a single window of the Methanofollis ethanolicus genome:
- a CDS encoding tetratricopeptide repeat protein: MGKSAKKWHRERNALRDENQYEKAIECYDRVIAIDPNDSEAWFGKGNTFKKLGRYDDAIECYDHVIAIDPDDSMTWYTKGFVLGKLRQYEGAIECYDRAIAIDPDDSAAWLSKGGAHHDLRQYENAIECYDRAIEIDPDDSVAWFCKGFALQELRQYEDAIECYDRAIEIDPDSRAVWHNKGFVLNELGQCADAVECYDRAIAIDPGIGATWHSKGFALKELGQYEEAIMCYDLAIAIDPDDQVTWYNKGGVLQVLRQYEGAIECYDRAIEIDPDDSIAWVSKGFALTKLGRWEDASECYDRAITIDPNDSFSWLIKGFAHQELRQYESARECYEKVIALDPDNPMAWFSKGFALQELGQYEGAIECYDRAIEINPGISVAWHNKGDTLRELGRYEDAVECYDRTIEIDPNISVAWHGKGIALKECGQYEDALACVEEALTLNPDFLEAVETKKDIVHKQAL, from the coding sequence ATGGGCAAGAGTGCAAAAAAATGGCATCGGGAAAGAAATGCATTACGTGATGAAAATCAGTATGAGAAAGCCATAGAGTGCTATGACCGGGTGATTGCGATCGACCCAAACGACTCTGAGGCATGGTTCGGCAAAGGAAACACCTTCAAGAAACTCGGACGATATGACGACGCTATTGAGTGTTATGACCATGTGATTGCAATCGATCCAGACGACTCGATGACATGGTACACCAAAGGATTCGTCCTCGGGAAACTCAGACAGTATGAGGGTGCCATTGAGTGCTATGACCGGGCGATCGCGATCGATCCAGACGACTCGGCAGCATGGCTCAGCAAAGGAGGCGCCCACCATGATCTCAGGCAGTATGAAAATGCCATTGAGTGCTATGATCGGGCGATTGAAATCGATCCAGATGACTCCGTCGCATGGTTCTGCAAAGGATTCGCCCTCCAGGAACTCAGACAATATGAGGATGCCATTGAGTGCTATGACCGGGCGATTGAAATCGATCCAGACAGCAGGGCGGTATGGCACAACAAAGGATTCGTCCTCAACGAACTCGGACAGTGTGCAGACGCCGTAGAGTGTTATGACCGAGCGATTGCGATCGATCCAGGCATCGGTGCGACATGGCACAGCAAAGGATTCGCTCTCAAGGAACTCGGACAGTATGAGGAGGCCATTATGTGTTATGATCTGGCGATTGCAATCGATCCCGACGACCAGGTGACATGGTACAACAAAGGGGGCGTTCTCCAGGTACTCAGGCAGTATGAGGGCGCTATAGAGTGCTATGACCGGGCGATTGAAATCGATCCGGACGACTCGATAGCATGGGTCAGCAAAGGATTCGCGCTCACGAAACTCGGGCGGTGGGAGGACGCCAGCGAATGCTATGACCGGGCGATTACGATCGATCCGAACGACTCTTTTTCATGGCTCATCAAAGGATTCGCCCATCAGGAACTCAGGCAGTATGAGAGTGCCAGAGAGTGTTATGAAAAGGTGATTGCACTCGATCCGGACAACCCTATGGCATGGTTCAGCAAAGGATTCGCCCTCCAGGAACTCGGACAGTATGAGGGCGCCATAGAGTGTTATGACCGGGCGATTGAAATCAATCCAGGCATCAGTGTGGCATGGCACAACAAAGGAGACACCCTTCGTGAACTCGGTCGATACGAGGACGCCGTTGAGTGTTATGACCGGACGATTGAAATCGATCCAAACATCAGTGTGGCATGGCACGGCAAAGGGATCGCTCTCAAGGAATGTGGGCAGTATGAGGATGCCCTCGCCTGCGTGGAGGAAGCCCTGACACTCAATCCCGACTTTCTTGAGGCCGTGGAGACAAAAAAGGATATTGTACACAAACAGGCGCTGTAG